The Daucus carota subsp. sativus chromosome 7, DH1 v3.0, whole genome shotgun sequence genome window below encodes:
- the LOC108196910 gene encoding mitochondrial outer membrane protein porin of 34 kDa, whose amino-acid sequence MGKGPGLYSDIGKKTRDLLYKDYQSDQKFSITTYSTTGAVIASSATKKGELLLADVSTQLKHGNITADIKVDTGSNLLGTITVDEAAPGLKTILSSKIPDQRSTKLEVQYLHDHAGISASVGLIPNPIINFSGAVGSSVASLGTDVSFDTKTGDFTKYNAGLSFTNADLIASLALNEKGNQLSASYYHLLSPLTNSAVGAEVTHNFSTNENTITVGTQHALDPLTTVKARVNNSGKVHALIQHEWRPKSLFTISGEVDTKAVDKTAKLGLALALKP is encoded by the exons ATGGGCAAGGGACCTGGTCTTTACTCCGACATCGGCAAAAAAACCCGAG ATCTTTTGTACAAGGATTATCAAAGTGACCAGAAGTTTTCAATCACTACTTACTCTACTACTGGAGCT GTTATCGCATCATCGGCCACCAAGAAAGGGGAGCTATTGCTTGCTGATGTCAGTACACAGCTGAAACATGGGAATATTACTGCTGATATCAAAGTGGACACTGGTTCTAAT TTACTGGGTACCATAACTGTTGATGAAGCTGCTCCTGGCTTGAAGACAATTTTAAGCTCCAAAATTCCAGACCAAAGATCCACAAAG CTGGAAGTCCAATACTTGCATGACCATGCTGGTATCAGTGCTAGTGTTGGGTTGATTCCAAACCCGATAATCAACTTTTCCGGCGCTGTGGGAAGTAGTGTTGCTTCTCTTGGGACTGATGTCTCCTTCGACACCAAAACTGGTGATTTCACCAAGTATAATGCTGGTTTAAGCTTCACAAATGCAGATTTAATTGCTTCACTGGCACT GAATGAGAAGGGTAACCAGTTAAGTGCGTCGTACTACCACCTGTTGAGCCCATTGACAAATTCAGCAGTTGGTGCGGAGGTGACCCACAATTTCTCAACCAATGAGAACACTATCACTGTTGGGACACAGCATGCACTGGATCCATTGACCACAGTGAAGGCGCGGGTCAACAATTCTGGTAAAGTTCATGCTCTTATCCAGCATGAGTGGCGTCCCAAGTCCCTTTTCACAATATCTGGTGAAGTTGACACCAAGGCTGTGGATAAAACTGCAAAGCTCGGGTTGGCCTTGGCTCTGAAACCATAA
- the LOC108195443 gene encoding probable leucine-rich repeat receptor-like protein kinase At1g35710 — protein sequence MKSFIVYPWLIVIFVAADIGAFNCHDNSVTEEQTLLGCGWWTRHNTSQMHYCSWEGISCNAAGNVTSIKLRRHVGGELKALNFASLPNLESLDLRNCGLKGNIPYQVGMLSKATNLVLSRNSLRGNLPESLTNLTQLTWLDVSSNYLSGSIPLNMNKNLIYLNLGANNFGGLIPSSLGYLPRLQVLQLDRNYFTGAIPSSFRDLNLTRLDLSRNNLSGFIPSALGNLAYLRYLNLSRNNLSGTIPSCLCNFCQTSAIDLSNNSLNGSRTCSRVFIHSTVTNKNDSTTTNNKDLIVLCAAVSVSVFFIVLLLGFVFIRLYKSKGVQSKIEIRKNGDFFSIWDYNGTIAYEDLIGATNNFDIRNCIGTGGYGSVYAAALPGGKVVALKKLHQMEREDPDFEESFRNEAKVLSNIRHKNIIKLYGFCLHDRFMFLVYEYMERGSLFCVLRDEIGAVHLSWERRINIVKSVAYALSYMHHDCNPSIIHRDISSNNILLNSKLEGFVGDFGAARLLPDSSNYYTAAAGTLGYMAPELAYTMVATQNCDVYSFGIVALETIMGRHPGELLSSLSSFKSGHDLMLKDVLDSRLPRPTDVLVERHIALVLELALGCLSSNPKSRPTMQRVSMQFQK from the exons ATGAAGAGTTTTATTGTTTACCCATGGCTAATAGTGATATTTGTAGCAGCTGACATCGGTGCCTTCAACTGCCATGATAATTCGGTGACTGAGGAGCAAACTCTCCTTGGCTGCGGCTGGTGGACACGACACAACACTTCACAAATGCATTATTGCAGCTGGGAAGGGATCAGTTGCAATGCTGCTGGGAATGTTACTAGTATTAAACTTAGAAGGCACGTGGGAGGCGAGCTGAAAGCGCTGAACTTTGCATCTTTACCAAATTTAGAAAGCTTAGATCTCAGGAATTGTGGTCTGAAAGGAAACATCCCTTACCAAGTTGGTATGCTTTCTAAAGCTACTAACCTTGTGCTTTCTCGAAATTCTCTTAGGGGGAACCTACCTGAATCATTGACTAACCTTACACAACTAACTTGGCTTGATGTATCCAGTAACTATCTAAGTGGATCTATTCCCTTGAATATgaacaaaaatttgatatatcTGAATCTTGGTGCCAATAACTTTGGTGGCCTAATTCCTTCGTCATTAGGATACTTGCCTCGACTGCAAGTGCTGCAACTTGACAGAAACTACTTCACAGGTGCTATCCCTTCATCTTTTAGGGACTTGAATCTGACACGATTGGATTTGAGTAGGAATAATTTGTCGGGATTTATACCCTCAGCATTGGGAAATTTGGCTTATTTACGCTACTTGAATCTCTCCCGCAACAATCTCTCTGGTACAATCCCGTCTTGTCTATGTAATTTTTGTCAGACTTCTGCAATTGACTTGTCAAACAATTCTCTCAACGGGAGTCGGACTTGTTCTCGGGTATTTATACACAGCACTGTGACAAACAAGAACGATTCCACCACAACCAACAACAAAGATCTAATTGTCCTCTGTGCTGCTGTTTCGGTTTCTGTTTTCTTTATTGTCTTATTGTTAGGCTTTGTATTTATTAGGCTGTACAAGTCTAAGGGAGTTCAAAGTAAGATTGAAATACGAAAAAATGGTGATTTTTTCTCAATATGGGATTATAATGGAACTATAGCATATGAAGACCTCATAGGGGCAACAAATAACTTTGACATACGGAATTGCATAGGAACAGGTGGTTATGGCAGTGTTTATGCGGCAGCATTGCCGGGTGGGAAAGTGGTGGCCCTCAAGAAACTTCACCAGATGGAACGTGAGGACCCGGATTTTGAAGAGAGTTTCAGGAACGAAGCAAAAGTTTTATCAAATATAAGACATAAGAACATCATTAAGCTATATGGATTTTGCTTACATGACAGGTTCATGTTTCTGGTTTATGAGTACATGGAAAGAGGAAGCTTATTCTGTGTGCTGAGGGATGAAATAGGAGCTGTCCACTTGAGTTGGGAAAGAAGGATAAACATAGTTAAAAGTGTCGCATATGCTTTATCATACATGCATCATGATTGCAATCCATCCATCATTCACCGCGACATATCAAGCAACAACATATTATTGAACTCGAAATTGGAAGGTTTTGTAGGTGATTTTGGTGCAGCGAGACTGCTACCAGATTCGTCAAATTACTATACTGCAGCTGCAGGCACTCTCGGTTACATGGCTCCAG AACTTGCTTACACAATGGTCGCAACTCAAAATTGTGATGTGTATAGCTTTGGGATTGTGGCACTGGAAACGATAATGGGCAGACATCCAGGAGAGCTGTTGTCATCGTTGTCCTCCTTCAAGTCGGGGCACGATCTAATGTTGAAAGATGTGCTAGATTCACGGCTTCCCCGTCCAACTGATGTGTTGGTTGAGCGCCACATTGCTTTGGTTCTGGAGTTGGCACTTGGGTGTTTAAGTTCTAATCCTAAATCACGCCCAACTATGCAACGCGTGTCTATGCAATTTCAAAAGTGA
- the LOC135147976 gene encoding uncharacterized protein LOC135147976 → MVKTRTSEEPLEPFEDNPEKLFRKKSETEKDQLDKKSGGKLIVVDMAMVPTLRDDVAVSVANIGHSCMVYPNPAVGKSNSFEIKQNLLMRLPVFHDLPTEEPNQHLSRFVTIVESMGPDMADPQILKMKAFPFSLDGSALDWLEELPVSYITSWEKLAQEFLQKFYPATRVMNMRSLIAGIHQNATETYAEYYARFQKLQKRCPQHGFSKGSLLHFFYQGLHEGEKKLLNSAAGGAYVDLSHDAAEKLIAKGAANELQYGSRASSGTTQGAQSDQRLSNIEQSIEKLNALLLSAKTPTAQVCGICSTPGHFTDGCPTLVEPTFEDVNAVGFGNQGANQFSNTFNPRWKDHPNLRYGNTNNVLNGFQFQNNSAPSGFLQRGQVPQSTNNDNTIEKLLSKLVDGQTEMQKQCTTNSQDIREMQKLISFEAAHVNSVQCVCIILHGLS, encoded by the coding sequence ATGGTCAAAACCCGTACATCTGAAGAACCTCTTGAACCGTTTGAAGATAATCCTGAGAAGCTCTTTCGTAAGAAGAGCGAGACTGAAAAAGATCAATTAGACAAGAAAAGTGGAGGGAAGCTCATTGTAGTCGATATGGCTATGGTACCTACACTTCGTGATGATGTTGCTGTTTCGGTTGCTAATATTGGCCATTCATGTATGGTCTATCCCAATCCTGCTGTGGGGAAAAGCAACAGTTTTGAAATCAAGCAGAATTTGCTCATGAGACTACCTGTCTTCCATGATCTTCCAACTGAGGAACCTAATCAACATCTCTCTAGGTTCGTGACTATTGTGGAAAGCATGGGACCTGACATGGCAGACCCTCaaattctgaagatgaaggcttTTCCATTCTCTCTTGACGGATCAGCTCTTGACTGGCTAGAAGAATTGCCAGTGAGTTATATCACTTCTTGGGAAAAATTGGCCCAGGAATTCTTGCAGAAATTCTATCCGGCAACTCGAGTCATGAACATGAGAAGCCTAATAGCTGGAATTCATCAAAATGCCACTGAAACTTATGCTGAATATTATGCAAGATTCCAAAAGCTGCAAAAGAGATGCCCACAACATGGATTTTCTAAGGGGAGTCTTCTTCATTTTTTCTATCAAGGTCTTCATGAAGGTGAAAAGAAACTCTTAAATTCAGCTGCTGGTGGTGCTTATGTAGATTTATCTCATGATGCTGCGGAGAAACTAATTGCTAAGGGAGCTGCTAATGAACTTCAATATGGTAGTCGTGCAAGTTCTGGCACAACTCAGGGAGCTCAATCTGATCAAAGGCTCTCAAATATTGAGCAAAGTATCGAAAAACTGAATGCATTATTATTGAGCGCTAAAACACCGACAGCTCAAGTATGTGGTATTTGTTCAACTCCGGGACATTTTACTGATGGTTGTCCTACATTGGTTGAACCTACTTTTGAAGATGTTAATGCTGTTGGCTTTGGCAATCAAGGAGCAAACCAATTCTCTAATACATTCAATCCAAGATGGAAGGATCACCCCAATTTGAGGTACGGGAACACTAACAATGTTTTGAATGGgtttcaatttcaaaacaatTCTGCACCATCTGGTTTTCTACAAAGGGGGCAAGTCCCTCAAAGCACGAACAATGATAACACTATTGAGAAATTACTGTCCAAGTTGGTGGATGGGCAAACGGAAATGCAAAAACAATGCACTACCAATTCTCAAGACATTAGAGAGATGCAGAAGTTGATTTCTTTTGAAGCAGCTCACGTGAATTCTGTCCAGTGTGTATGCATAATTCTTCATGGCTTATCTTAA
- the LOC108195275 gene encoding probable pectate lyase P59, with product MEGTKLTSCLILLACFAAFIPTLNAQEIELEDASYWRERALIAYNRTLGAYKPYPHLVTSHTNEQVRRMLENTTNDTRRVLRGNKYKGPCMATNPIDNCWRCNPEWADNRFRLADCGIGFGKPAIGGKGGPIYVVTDPSDEDMVNPKPGTIRHAVIQKGPLWIIFGRDMTIRLNQELIMESDKTIDGRGAKVHIAYGAGITIQFVNNVIIHDIRVHDIVKGSGGMIRNSVDHFGFRTESDGDGISIFGSTNVWIDHVSMSKCSDGLIDAIEGSTAITISNSHFTDHNDVMLLGASNHQVKDKHMQVTIAFNHFGKRLIQRMPRVRYGFVHVVNNDYTHWNMYAIGGSQAPTIICQGNRFIAPRSDRIKEITKREYAEESEWKSWNWRSEGDLMMNGAYFVESGDPATVENFERDFNLVKAAKGIEAPLITKFAGALNCLPGSPC from the exons atggaGGGAACCAAGTTGACTTCTTGTTTGATCTTGTTAGCTTGTTTTGCAGCTTTTATTCCCACCCTCAATGCTCAAGAAATTGAGCTGGAGGATGCTTCTTATTGGAGGGAACGTGCTCTTATAGCTTATAATAGAACTCTCGGTGCTTATAAGCCGTATCCACATCTTGTCACTAGTCACACCAATGAACAAGTTCGCAG GATGCTGGAAAACACAACCAACGACACAAGGAGGGTCCTCAGGGGAAATAAATATAAGGGTCCATGCATGGCCACGAACCCAATCGACAATTGCTGGAGATGCAATCCAGAGTGGGCTGATAACCGCTTCAGGCTTGCAGACTGTGGAATCGGATTTGGGAAACCCGCGATTGGCGGAAAGGGTGGACCAATTTATGTGGTGACTGACCCTTCTGATGAGGACATGGTGAATCCTAAGCCTGGGACTATACGGCATGCTGTGATTCAGAAAGGTCCTCTGTGGATTATTTTTGGGCGTGATATGACCATTAGGTTGAACCAGGAGCTAATTATGGAAAGTGATAAGACTATTGATGGGCGTGGAGCTAAAGTCCATATTGCTTATGGTGCTGGAATCACTATCCAGTTCGTAAACAATGTTATTATCCATGACATTCGCGTCCATGATATTGTCAAAGGTAGCGGTGGCATGATTAGAAATTCTGTAGATCATTTTGGATTTAGGACAGAGAGCGATGGCGATGGCATATCAATCTTCGGTTCTACAAATGTCTGGATTGATCATGTATCCATGTCCAAGTGCTCTGATGGTCTCATTGATGCTATCGAAGGTTCCACTGCCATTACTATCTCTAACAGTCATTTCACCGACCATAACGAT GTGATGCTCCTTGGTGCAAGTAATCATCAAGTGAAGGACAAGCATATGCAAGTTACAATCGCGTTCAACCACTTTGGGAAGAGGTTGATTCAGAGAATGCCCAGAGTCCGATATGGATTTGTTCATGTGGTAAATAATGACTATACTCACTGGAATATGTACGCTATCGGTGGCAGCCAAGCCCCTACAATCATTTGTCAGGGTAACCGATTTATCGCTCCCAGGAGCGATCGTATAAAGGAG ATAACCAAGAGAGAGTATGCTGAAGAATCAGAGTGGAAGTCGTGGAACTGGCGATCCGAGGGTGATTTGATGATGAATGGAGCATACTTCGTCGAATCTGGAGATCCCGCGACAGTTGAGAATTTCGAAAGAGATTTTAACCTTGTTAAAGCAGCCAAAGGAATAGAGGCGCCTCTGATCACCAAATTTGCAGGTGCTCTGAATTGTCTGCCAGGATCTCCATGTTGA
- the LOC108195414 gene encoding homeobox-leucine zipper protein HAT7, protein MIFNDMSFQLPAEPNMFQPYLDPNSISPHEYQGVSPLLMGRSMSYTGIERCEEVRAEDDMSDDGSQSVGERKRRLNSEQVKALEKSFELGNKLEPERKMQLARSLGLQPRQIAIWFQNRRARWKTKQLERDYDILKRQFDSLKADNDSLRSRNKQLQGELIALKARESGNEDRNINLNKETHEGSWSNASENEHSSDHVNTTAGLTQIFLQSSSSAPDLLQAHQGLNQTVPDQAFVSMFNGIDEHPAGFWPWPEQQNFH, encoded by the exons atgattttcaacgATATGTCTTTTCAGCTCCCAGCTGAACCTAATATGTTTCAACCCTATCTTGATCCTAATTCCATCTCTCCCCATGAATAtcaag GTGTGTCACCACTGTTGATGGGTAGATCCATGTCATATACTGGAATAGAGAGGTGTGAAGAGGTGAGAGCAGAGGATGACATGTCGGATGATGGATCACAGTCAGTTGGAGAGAGGAAGAGGAGGCTCAACTCGGAGCAAGTGAAGGCACTCGAGAAGAGCTTCGAGTTGGGTAACAAGCTTGAACCTGAGAGGAAAATGCAGCTGGCTAGGTCTCTCGGACTACAGCCCAGACAGATTGCTATATGGTTCCAGAACAGGAGGGCTAGGTGGAAGACCAAGCAATTGGAGAGAGACTATGACATTCTTAAGCGACAATTTGATTCTCTGAAGGCTGATAATGATTCCCTCAGGTCTCGCAACAAACAACTCCAAGGAGAG TTAATAGCACTTAAAGCGAGAGAATCAGGCAATGAGGACAGGAACATCAACCTCAACAAAGAAACTCATGAAGGTTCCTGGAGCAATGCAAGTGAAAATGAACATAGTAGTGATCATGTCAACACTACTGCAG GTCTGACTCAAATATTTCTCCAAAGTTCATCATCTGCACCAGACCTTCTTCAAGCTCATCAAGGACTCAATCAAACAGTTCCCGACCAGGCCTTCGTCAGCATGTTCAATGGCATCGACGAGCACCCAGCTGGTTTTTGGCCATGGCCTGAGCAGCAAAATTTCCACTAA